One stretch of Pseudomonas sp. NC02 DNA includes these proteins:
- a CDS encoding PD-(D/E)XK nuclease family protein — protein MSVTTVRASSWGSLFDCAYKWEWIHILGHRSPSSGRAHLGTAIHAGTAAFDVSRMNGSDLSAYDTAEMLLHTLRNPEYDVNWKADGLTLNDAERIALPLHTRYCNEISPRYEFVAVERTAKPLDIDCGGGIVIRLTGQLDRARICKTGDGKGIADVKSGGAAVVDGVAKTKGHSPQIGTYEILEEHTTGEPCTAPAHIIGLKTRGKPETGIGEIRGAKEMMVGNEQFPGLIQIGAEMFRTGLFPPNPQSFLCSAKYCPRWSVCPYHE, from the coding sequence ATGTCCGTCACAACCGTGCGGGCCTCATCGTGGGGTTCGCTGTTCGACTGCGCCTATAAATGGGAGTGGATACACATCCTCGGGCACCGGTCACCGAGCAGTGGCCGTGCCCACCTCGGCACCGCGATCCACGCCGGCACCGCGGCGTTCGACGTTTCCCGCATGAACGGCAGCGACCTTTCTGCCTACGACACCGCCGAAATGCTGCTGCATACGCTGCGCAATCCGGAATACGACGTGAACTGGAAGGCAGACGGCCTGACGCTGAACGATGCCGAGCGTATCGCCCTGCCCCTGCATACCAGGTACTGCAACGAAATCAGCCCGCGCTATGAGTTCGTTGCCGTGGAGCGCACCGCCAAGCCGCTAGATATCGACTGTGGTGGCGGCATCGTCATTCGGCTGACCGGCCAGCTCGACCGGGCGCGGATCTGCAAGACCGGTGACGGCAAGGGCATCGCCGACGTAAAGAGCGGCGGCGCCGCGGTCGTTGACGGTGTGGCCAAGACCAAAGGCCACAGCCCACAGATCGGCACCTACGAAATCCTTGAAGAACACACCACCGGGGAGCCCTGTACCGCCCCGGCCCACATCATCGGCCTGAAAACCCGGGGCAAGCCCGAGACAGGCATCGGCGAGATACGCGGCGCCAAAGAAATGATGGTCGGCAATGAGCAATTCCCCGGCCTGATCCAGATCGGCGCCGAAATGTTCCGCACCGGCCTGTTCCCACCCAACCCGCAGAGTTTCCTGTGCAGCGCGAAGTACTGCCCGCGCTGGTCCGTTTGCCCCTACCACGAGTAA
- a CDS encoding replication protein P, protein MKTVQDITKGLDPQQALAGVPVAQPIKVDKQTADIVNTVFDKLQGIFPAWRQAWTDDKALYNAKREWIAGFIQGGINSDAQLAFGFQQARKSSSPFLPNVGQFVAWCKPTAEDMGLPHEADAWIQALQGKYSHPAVRIAAEATSTFDLRSARADDKALKQRFERNYAIVMRRAQTGQPLEGRISKGIGHDSMRPREQVQLEHSRQEAEALVIAQGIPANPQSARAMLLAKLGIRRDDHV, encoded by the coding sequence ATGAAAACCGTTCAGGACATCACCAAAGGTCTCGACCCACAGCAGGCACTGGCGGGTGTTCCCGTTGCACAGCCGATCAAGGTCGACAAGCAAACCGCCGACATCGTGAACACCGTGTTCGACAAGCTCCAGGGCATATTCCCGGCATGGCGCCAGGCTTGGACCGACGACAAAGCGCTGTACAACGCCAAGCGCGAGTGGATCGCCGGTTTTATCCAGGGCGGTATCAACTCCGACGCGCAACTGGCCTTCGGCTTCCAGCAGGCCCGAAAGTCCTCCAGTCCGTTCCTGCCCAACGTCGGCCAGTTCGTTGCCTGGTGCAAACCGACCGCCGAAGACATGGGCCTTCCGCATGAGGCCGATGCATGGATTCAAGCCTTGCAGGGCAAGTACAGCCACCCAGCGGTGCGAATCGCTGCCGAGGCCACCAGCACGTTCGACCTGCGCTCAGCCCGGGCAGATGACAAGGCGCTGAAGCAACGCTTTGAGCGCAACTACGCAATCGTGATGCGCCGCGCACAGACCGGCCAGCCGCTGGAAGGGCGCATTTCCAAGGGAATCGGTCACGACAGCATGCGGCCACGTGAGCAGGTCCAGTTGGAACACAGCCGCCAGGAAGCCGAAGCGCTCGTTATCGCCCAAGGCATCCCAGCCAACCCCCAATCCGCCAGGGCAATGCTGCTGGCCAAGCTCGGTATCCGGAGAGACGACCATGTCTGA
- a CDS encoding Cro/CI family transcriptional regulator produces MKRQTAIDYYGSIPKLARALKITYEAVRQWGDEVPELRQYQLEKLTDGALKAGQESRSQSVA; encoded by the coding sequence ATGAAACGCCAAACAGCGATTGATTATTACGGCTCCATCCCCAAGCTCGCACGGGCTCTCAAAATCACGTATGAGGCCGTGCGGCAGTGGGGGGATGAAGTCCCCGAGTTGCGCCAGTACCAACTGGAAAAGCTCACAGATGGAGCACTGAAGGCCGGCCAAGAAAGCCGGTCTCAGTCGGTGGCCTAG
- a CDS encoding S24 family peptidase: MNITDRMTKLVLARKPETGVRGVKRLISTTCGVSYEAVRQWFAGDTGNIKNDNLLALARGLDTTVDWLLDGAGDPPRRRAMDNVVIGDFSRQQRDDEIDIPQYDVVGSMGPGQVLPKEYIETVRNITVRTEYLREQGITYTHGDNLSVITGFGESMGATFSSGDPLIVDQGINEVVVDGVYVFTLDGMLYIKRLQRLPKMLRMISDNETFPPYDIKGAELESMIIHARVLLAWNARKL, translated from the coding sequence ATGAACATCACTGATCGAATGACGAAACTTGTACTGGCACGGAAGCCTGAAACCGGCGTACGTGGCGTAAAGAGGCTGATATCCACTACTTGCGGCGTCAGTTACGAGGCTGTGCGCCAATGGTTCGCCGGGGATACCGGTAATATCAAAAATGACAACCTGCTGGCGCTGGCCCGTGGACTGGATACCACAGTCGATTGGCTGCTGGATGGTGCCGGCGACCCACCGAGGCGGCGTGCCATGGATAACGTAGTGATAGGCGACTTCTCCCGACAGCAACGGGACGACGAGATTGATATCCCCCAATATGACGTGGTGGGATCAATGGGGCCTGGCCAGGTCCTGCCAAAGGAATACATCGAGACGGTCCGCAACATCACCGTTCGCACTGAGTACCTACGTGAACAGGGCATCACCTACACCCATGGCGATAACCTGTCGGTGATCACTGGATTCGGCGAAAGCATGGGTGCCACCTTTTCCAGCGGTGACCCACTGATCGTTGACCAGGGCATCAATGAAGTCGTGGTTGACGGTGTCTACGTGTTCACTCTGGACGGCATGCTTTACATCAAGCGCCTGCAACGCCTGCCGAAGATGCTGCGCATGATTTCGGATAACGAGACATTCCCACCTTACGACATCAAGGGCGCCGAACTGGAAAGCATGATCATTCATGCCCGCGTGCTGCTGGCCTGGAACGCAAGAAAGCTCTAA
- a CDS encoding RusA family crossover junction endodeoxyribonuclease, with product MSDFKPVSFFVPGKAIGKGRMRLSTMHGFARMHPTDQTINYEGLVAVIGTEAMAGRALLAGPVMVEMRIVCAIPQSKSKKWKAMALAGEVLPTKKPDLDNVVKSIFDGLNGITWNDDVQVVDLHVRKRFGETPGVSVRIVPLVGECS from the coding sequence ATGTCTGATTTCAAGCCCGTGTCGTTCTTCGTGCCAGGCAAAGCGATAGGCAAGGGCCGCATGCGCCTGAGCACCATGCACGGTTTTGCTCGCATGCACCCAACTGACCAGACGATCAACTACGAGGGGCTTGTCGCCGTCATTGGAACTGAGGCAATGGCAGGGCGTGCGCTTCTGGCCGGCCCCGTGATGGTTGAGATGCGAATCGTCTGCGCCATCCCTCAATCCAAGTCGAAAAAGTGGAAGGCCATGGCGCTTGCCGGCGAGGTTCTGCCAACCAAGAAGCCCGATCTGGACAACGTTGTTAAATCCATATTCGACGGACTTAACGGCATCACCTGGAACGACGACGTGCAGGTTGTCGACCTCCACGTTCGCAAGCGCTTTGGTGAAACGCCGGGTGTTTCCGTACGGATCGTACCGCTGGTGGGGGAGTGCTCATGA
- a CDS encoding DUF1376 domain-containing protein gives MGIKPEPPISADVDLRGMPFMPLDVNRLRDSDLAIEATGEEFRAAVMLWCASWNQIPAGSLPNSDTALAAYAGFGRDVKGWKKVKNGALRGFVECSDDRLYHSVVTEKAMDAWAERVEYREVKDNEKARKQRERDDRKRMFEDLRQAGIVLPWNIPTSELRSLHLSLNEGKEGVTSHEPVTVTGHAPDTAKTGTGTGTGIKDQEPPVTPLSEKPEPPAPAPAPEPKPKRKARLPEPFNVSGDMRKWAVDRAPAVHLVNETEKFVNYWRGNGGTKADWPATWRTWFLKAQDDANRRMTGPQRPSNQPLDMTSTDWALEPIL, from the coding sequence GTGGGTATCAAGCCTGAGCCACCAATTTCCGCCGACGTTGATCTTCGCGGCATGCCGTTTATGCCCCTGGACGTCAACAGATTGCGCGATAGCGATCTTGCAATTGAGGCAACTGGAGAAGAATTTCGCGCCGCCGTGATGCTTTGGTGTGCTTCTTGGAACCAAATTCCCGCGGGTTCTCTCCCGAATTCCGACACGGCGCTGGCTGCTTACGCCGGTTTTGGTCGTGATGTTAAGGGGTGGAAGAAGGTAAAAAACGGCGCGCTCCGTGGCTTTGTCGAATGCTCCGATGATCGCCTGTACCACTCTGTGGTGACCGAAAAAGCGATGGATGCTTGGGCCGAGCGAGTCGAGTACCGAGAGGTCAAGGACAACGAGAAGGCCCGCAAACAAAGGGAGAGAGACGACCGCAAGCGCATGTTTGAAGACCTGCGACAGGCTGGAATTGTCCTTCCTTGGAACATTCCAACCTCCGAACTCAGGTCACTGCACCTGTCACTCAACGAAGGTAAAGAGGGTGTGACAAGTCACGAACCTGTCACGGTGACAGGTCACGCACCTGACACGGCTAAGACAGGGACAGGGACAGGGACAGGGATTAAAGATCAAGAACCCCCCGTTACCCCCCTTTCTGAAAAACCGGAGCCGCCTGCACCGGCTCCAGCACCAGAGCCGAAACCCAAGCGCAAAGCCCGTTTGCCTGAACCGTTCAACGTCTCCGGCGACATGCGCAAGTGGGCAGTTGATCGTGCACCCGCCGTACACCTGGTCAACGAAACCGAAAAGTTCGTGAACTACTGGCGCGGTAACGGCGGCACCAAGGCCGATTGGCCAGCCACATGGCGAACCTGGTTTCTCAAGGCCCAGGACGACGCCAACCGCCGCATGACCGGACCGCAACGCCCCAGCAACCAACCGTTGGACATGACCAGCACTGACTGGGCACTGGAGCCGATCCTATGA
- a CDS encoding CII family transcriptional regulator, whose protein sequence is MSQEQTVLARKNNHVLMQRLASVGNAPVAFAVGCDEATISRMKPEKFEQFALILAVLDLKIVPTNMRCFDVRDIEAILYQAKRWMEHIQNVDQLQED, encoded by the coding sequence TTGAGCCAAGAACAAACTGTATTGGCCCGCAAGAACAATCACGTCCTCATGCAGCGCCTTGCATCAGTCGGCAATGCGCCTGTTGCGTTTGCAGTAGGTTGCGACGAGGCGACTATCAGCCGCATGAAGCCGGAGAAGTTTGAGCAGTTCGCACTGATCCTTGCAGTCCTGGACTTGAAGATTGTCCCGACCAATATGCGGTGCTTCGACGTGCGCGATATCGAAGCGATCCTCTACCAGGCCAAGCGCTGGATGGAACACATCCAGAACGTTGACCAGTTGCAGGAGGATTGA
- a CDS encoding phage minor head protein, translating into MRLMTRDKKRNRNPVRASRAERQYQSSLSQVARQVGSIINGFPPGDPAAEPTITTMLDRYADLLNDWAVSTASKMLVEVNQQDRKAWAVMTENMSKALREEIRNAPTGRVMQGLLAEQVTLIKSIPLDAAKRVHELTLQGIEDGTRASEIAKEIQRSGEVSESKAKLIARTEVARTASTLTEARARSVGSEGYIWRTSGDSDVRHSHAEMNGKFVRWDSPPTLDKMTGHAGCFPNCRCYPDPVIPE; encoded by the coding sequence ATGCGCCTGATGACCCGGGACAAAAAGCGAAACCGGAACCCGGTCAGGGCGAGTAGAGCCGAACGGCAATACCAGTCCTCTCTGTCGCAGGTAGCGCGCCAGGTGGGAAGCATCATCAACGGCTTCCCGCCTGGTGATCCTGCAGCTGAACCGACCATCACCACCATGCTCGATCGCTACGCCGATCTGCTGAACGACTGGGCGGTCTCGACGGCAAGCAAGATGCTCGTCGAGGTCAACCAGCAGGACCGAAAGGCCTGGGCGGTGATGACCGAAAACATGTCCAAGGCGCTGCGCGAGGAAATCCGCAATGCGCCCACGGGCCGGGTCATGCAGGGATTGCTCGCCGAGCAGGTGACGTTGATCAAGAGCATCCCCCTCGACGCCGCCAAACGCGTGCACGAACTGACGCTGCAAGGTATTGAGGACGGCACCAGGGCCAGCGAAATCGCCAAGGAAATACAGCGCTCGGGCGAAGTGTCCGAGAGCAAGGCGAAGCTCATCGCTCGTACAGAGGTGGCCCGCACTGCCTCAACCCTTACCGAGGCCCGGGCCAGATCCGTGGGCAGTGAGGGCTATATCTGGCGGACCTCTGGTGACAGCGATGTTCGTCACTCGCACGCGGAAATGAACGGCAAGTTCGTTCGCTGGGACTCGCCGCCGACCCTGGACAAGATGACCGGCCATGCCGGGTGTTTCCCGAACTGCCGCTGCTACCCCGACCCCGTCATTCCCGAGTAA
- the terL gene encoding phage terminase large subunit → MTNLSSLSVSPQLLDLSAIRNERARRGLLHFTMRTKPDFVEGWFNREVAAALQQFYYDVERGLQPRLMIFAPPRSGKSELFSRRFPAWALGRNPDLQMIACSYASDLASRMNRDVQRIIGDDTYHGIFPDTCLSGKRASSGNGTALRNSEIFEIVGYAGSYRSAGVGAGITGMGADIGIIDDPVKDAKEANSETVRNAIWDWYTTTFYTRLSPKSGVLLGMTRWHSDDLAGRLLAQMEDGEGDNWKVVSFPAVAEEDEAYRKVGEALHPERYPLERLAKIKQAIGSHAWNALYQQRPTTKGGGLIHSAWFIRYRVLPRIEYRVIYADTAQKTGERNDYTVFQCWGLGEDRRVYLIDQLRGKWEAPDLRKRATEFWNKHSAAHDVGYLRSFMVEDKASGTGLIQDIRSLGGIPISGIERTKDKLTRVMDVLGYIESGNVCIPEDAPFTSDFITECEAFTADDSHLHDDQIDPMCDAINDMLGSQSSLAIWGRL, encoded by the coding sequence ATGACCAACTTGAGCAGCTTGAGCGTATCGCCGCAGCTGCTCGACCTGTCGGCGATCAGAAATGAGCGCGCACGCCGTGGGCTGCTGCATTTCACCATGCGGACAAAACCTGACTTCGTTGAAGGTTGGTTCAACCGCGAGGTGGCCGCAGCGCTGCAACAGTTCTACTACGACGTCGAGCGCGGGCTACAGCCACGGCTGATGATCTTCGCACCACCCCGCAGCGGGAAGTCCGAACTGTTCAGCCGGCGGTTCCCGGCCTGGGCGCTGGGCCGCAATCCAGATTTACAGATGATCGCCTGTTCGTACGCGTCGGACCTGGCCAGCCGGATGAACCGGGATGTACAACGCATCATTGGCGATGACACCTACCACGGTATTTTCCCTGACACCTGCTTGAGCGGTAAGCGCGCGTCGTCAGGCAATGGCACTGCATTGCGCAACAGCGAGATTTTCGAGATTGTCGGCTACGCCGGTTCATACCGTAGCGCCGGCGTCGGCGCGGGCATCACCGGCATGGGTGCCGATATCGGCATCATTGATGACCCGGTAAAGGACGCCAAGGAAGCGAACAGCGAGACCGTCAGGAACGCGATTTGGGACTGGTACACCACCACGTTCTACACGCGGCTTTCGCCCAAGAGCGGGGTTCTTCTCGGCATGACCCGCTGGCACTCCGACGACTTGGCCGGGCGGCTGCTGGCTCAAATGGAAGATGGCGAGGGCGACAACTGGAAGGTTGTGAGCTTCCCGGCCGTTGCTGAAGAAGACGAAGCCTACCGCAAGGTCGGCGAGGCCCTGCACCCGGAACGCTATCCGCTGGAACGCCTGGCCAAGATCAAACAGGCCATTGGCTCGCACGCCTGGAACGCGCTCTACCAGCAGCGGCCAACCACCAAGGGCGGCGGCCTGATCCACTCGGCCTGGTTCATTCGCTACCGCGTCCTGCCACGTATTGAATACCGCGTGATTTATGCGGATACGGCGCAAAAGACCGGTGAGCGAAACGACTACACCGTGTTCCAGTGCTGGGGGCTTGGCGAAGATCGCCGGGTTTACCTGATCGATCAGCTGCGTGGGAAATGGGAAGCGCCGGACCTGCGCAAGCGCGCCACCGAGTTCTGGAACAAGCACAGTGCCGCGCATGACGTCGGCTATCTGCGTTCGTTCATGGTAGAGGACAAGGCCAGCGGCACCGGCCTCATCCAGGACATTCGAAGCCTGGGCGGTATCCCGATATCGGGCATCGAGCGGACCAAGGACAAGCTGACCAGGGTTATGGACGTGCTCGGCTACATCGAGTCCGGCAACGTCTGTATCCCCGAAGACGCACCGTTCACATCCGACTTCATCACCGAATGCGAGGCGTTCACCGCCGACGACAGCCACCTTCATGACGACCAAATAGACCCTATGTGTGACGCCATCAACGACATGCTGGGCAGCCAGAGCAGCCTTGCGATATGGGGACGACTATGA
- a CDS encoding peptidase M48, Ste24p, with protein MAEPASTAASVVLVKYGVVMAAFIGSILSLGFLKDLTRGQAATAVATGFLFSVYLTQPVTIWLAPKLELAVTDDLLCGVAFVLGLTAMNIIPGIKAALGAFVTARGV; from the coding sequence ATGGCTGAGCCAGCAAGCACTGCCGCCAGCGTTGTGCTGGTGAAGTATGGCGTGGTCATGGCTGCTTTCATCGGCTCGATTCTGTCCCTCGGTTTCCTGAAAGACCTGACCCGGGGCCAGGCAGCGACCGCTGTAGCCACTGGCTTTCTTTTCTCGGTTTACCTGACTCAGCCGGTAACGATCTGGCTGGCCCCCAAGCTTGAGCTTGCGGTGACTGATGATCTGCTGTGCGGCGTAGCCTTCGTGCTGGGCCTGACGGCAATGAACATCATCCCGGGCATCAAGGCTGCTCTGGGGGCGTTCGTCACAGCGCGAGGTGTGTGA
- a CDS encoding DUF1073 domain-containing protein, translated as MSKRHQINARAAKVNQQTDAARKSFMTGDSFQNFTARVGLGTANQHSDSSYGFNFVSRNRIRMEAVYRSSWLAGRAVDCRAKDMTREGIEFNSIMPPEEKDKLSRAFERLQIWKSLGDNEKWSRLYGGSIAVMLIDGQRPETPLRLDTIGPGQFKGLLVLDRWLVQPSLENLVTEYGPDMGKPKFYTVVADAQALINQKIHYTRVIRREGVELPYWQRIAENGWGQSVLERLWDRLVAFDSVTSGTAQLVYKAHLRTYKVEKLRELIAMGGKALEALLKNIDMIRQFQSNEGLTLMDASDEFETHQYSFSGLSDVIDKFGEQVCGAVETPDIILFGQSPGGISNGDDTSVRIYYDSVKSDQDSNLRPGVTTLCDVISRSELGKPLPEGFAFDFVPLWQLSDTEKAEISSKDTTSVVEAFDAQIIDRPTALKELRQSSNTTGMWSNITDDDIAAAEAEPPPVIGEKDLIDAPDDPGQKAKPEPGQGE; from the coding sequence ATGAGCAAGCGGCACCAGATCAACGCCAGGGCCGCGAAGGTCAACCAGCAAACAGACGCCGCTCGAAAGTCCTTCATGACCGGCGACAGCTTCCAGAACTTCACCGCCCGGGTCGGCTTGGGCACCGCCAACCAGCATAGCGACAGCAGCTACGGGTTCAACTTCGTCAGTCGTAACCGGATCCGGATGGAGGCCGTGTATCGCTCCAGCTGGTTGGCAGGCCGTGCTGTGGACTGCCGGGCCAAGGACATGACCCGCGAGGGGATTGAATTCAACTCAATCATGCCGCCCGAGGAAAAGGACAAGCTTTCACGCGCATTTGAGCGCCTGCAGATCTGGAAGTCACTTGGCGACAACGAAAAGTGGTCGCGGCTCTATGGTGGTTCCATTGCTGTGATGTTGATCGATGGCCAACGACCTGAAACACCCCTGCGCTTGGATACGATCGGCCCGGGTCAATTCAAGGGGCTGCTGGTGCTGGACCGTTGGCTTGTGCAGCCGTCGCTGGAGAACCTAGTTACAGAATACGGGCCCGATATGGGCAAGCCTAAGTTCTATACCGTGGTGGCGGATGCCCAAGCACTGATCAACCAGAAGATTCACTACACCCGCGTGATCCGCCGCGAAGGCGTTGAACTGCCGTATTGGCAGCGCATTGCCGAAAACGGTTGGGGGCAGTCGGTGCTGGAACGGCTGTGGGATCGCCTGGTTGCGTTCGACAGCGTCACCTCCGGCACGGCCCAGTTGGTCTACAAAGCCCACTTGCGCACGTACAAGGTCGAGAAGCTGCGTGAACTGATCGCCATGGGCGGCAAGGCCCTGGAGGCGCTGCTCAAGAACATCGATATGATCCGCCAGTTCCAGAGCAATGAGGGGCTGACCCTCATGGATGCATCCGACGAGTTCGAAACGCACCAGTACAGTTTCAGCGGCCTGTCTGATGTCATCGATAAGTTCGGTGAGCAGGTGTGCGGCGCCGTAGAGACGCCCGACATCATCCTGTTCGGGCAGTCGCCGGGCGGCATCAGCAACGGCGATGACACGTCCGTGCGCATCTACTACGACAGCGTCAAGAGTGATCAGGATTCCAACCTGCGTCCTGGTGTAACGACGCTCTGCGATGTGATCAGTCGTTCCGAGCTGGGCAAGCCCTTACCCGAAGGCTTTGCGTTCGACTTCGTGCCGCTCTGGCAGCTCAGCGACACCGAAAAGGCCGAGATATCGAGCAAGGACACTACTTCGGTGGTGGAAGCGTTCGATGCGCAGATCATCGACCGCCCAACCGCGCTGAAAGAACTGCGTCAGTCCAGCAACACCACCGGCATGTGGTCGAACATCACCGACGACGACATTGCGGCGGCAGAGGCTGAACCTCCACCTGTTATCGGCGAAAAGGATCTGATTGATGCGCCTGATGACCCGGGACAAAAAGCGAAACCGGAACCCGGTCAGGGCGAGTAG
- a CDS encoding DUF2213 domain-containing protein, whose product MKVRTQDEAGRWFAPERLSARQSMTPEGFLLCQAVPIARTGTLVYDESELVNEDGPIVQGGAGGIVTIERNPDEVFRAETIASFEGKPVTMSHPEDFVTPANWRELSMGITQNVRQGDGIESDLVLADLLITDSAAIEEVRSGLRQVSCGYDADYEQLAVGRGRQMNIVGNHVALVERGRCGPRCAIGDSEVAKTTDAKTKRTWRDRVMTAFRAKDEAALEEALEGAKTGDEEEEEEGNEGGKGKTADSVALASILKTMRSMDKRMSDMEASVKKITEDDDGDDEPGGETVDNLLEPEPVNKTPEALGTAYTGDAAVMTDLRSRAEVLVPGISLATRDAKVKTSDHVCNCQRAALTTAMQTADGKTIVEPFLVGRDLSKLTADQVSAVFVGASELAKARNNNVGTRNSHVTKDFGRAPLSVDQINKANKEFWNQGRN is encoded by the coding sequence ATGAAAGTTAGAACCCAGGACGAGGCCGGGCGCTGGTTCGCGCCTGAGCGCTTGAGCGCCCGGCAAAGCATGACCCCTGAAGGCTTCTTGTTGTGCCAGGCGGTACCCATCGCCCGTACCGGCACGCTCGTTTATGACGAAAGCGAGCTGGTCAATGAGGACGGTCCGATAGTTCAGGGCGGCGCCGGTGGCATCGTGACCATCGAGCGTAACCCCGACGAGGTCTTCCGCGCCGAGACGATTGCCAGCTTCGAAGGCAAGCCGGTGACCATGAGTCACCCCGAAGACTTTGTAACCCCCGCCAACTGGCGCGAGCTGTCGATGGGTATCACCCAGAACGTGCGCCAGGGCGACGGTATTGAAAGCGACCTGGTGCTGGCTGATCTGCTGATCACCGATTCGGCGGCAATCGAAGAGGTGCGCAGCGGCTTGCGCCAAGTGTCCTGCGGCTATGACGCCGATTACGAACAACTGGCGGTCGGTCGCGGCCGCCAGATGAACATCGTGGGAAACCACGTAGCCCTGGTAGAGCGTGGCCGCTGTGGCCCGCGATGTGCAATTGGAGATTCTGAAGTGGCCAAGACGACTGATGCAAAAACGAAACGCACCTGGCGCGACCGGGTAATGACCGCATTCCGCGCTAAAGATGAAGCTGCGTTGGAAGAGGCGCTGGAAGGCGCCAAGACCGGCGACGAAGAGGAAGAAGAGGAAGGCAATGAGGGTGGCAAAGGCAAAACTGCCGACTCTGTCGCCCTAGCGTCCATCCTAAAAACCATGCGGTCCATGGATAAACGCATGTCCGATATGGAAGCCTCGGTGAAGAAAATCACCGAGGACGACGATGGCGACGATGAGCCGGGCGGCGAAACCGTCGATAACCTGCTCGAGCCGGAGCCCGTCAACAAGACCCCTGAAGCGTTGGGCACCGCCTACACCGGTGACGCCGCCGTCATGACTGATCTGCGTTCCCGGGCCGAAGTCTTGGTGCCAGGAATTTCGCTCGCCACCCGTGACGCCAAGGTCAAGACCTCTGACCACGTTTGCAACTGCCAGCGCGCTGCACTCACCACCGCCATGCAGACCGCCGACGGCAAGACCATCGTCGAGCCCTTCCTGGTGGGCCGCGATTTGTCGAAGCTCACCGCTGACCAGGTATCGGCAGTGTTCGTTGGTGCTTCCGAACTGGCAAAGGCACGCAATAACAATGTGGGCACCCGAAACTCCCACGTCACCAAAGACTTTGGCCGCGCTCCGCTGAGCGTGGATCAAATCAACAAGGCCAACAAAGAGTTCTGGAACCAAGGCCGCAACTGA
- a CDS encoding terminase small subunit produces MALTAKQRRFVVEYLVDLNATQAAIRAGYAVKGAKDQAWQLMQRPDIVGAIEQAKDERNKRVQVDADYVLQRLTDIDQMDLAAIHGDDGKLLPIRQWPLIWRQMVKEVDMKSGKVKFHDKLRALELIGKHVSVNAFRDQIGIGDPSGGPIQTNTTVDLRNLSDDQLEQLERIAAAARPVGDQK; encoded by the coding sequence ATGGCGCTGACAGCTAAGCAGCGTCGATTCGTCGTTGAGTACCTGGTGGACCTGAACGCCACGCAGGCTGCCATCCGGGCCGGATACGCGGTCAAGGGCGCCAAGGACCAGGCCTGGCAGCTCATGCAGCGCCCCGACATCGTCGGCGCCATCGAGCAGGCCAAGGACGAGCGCAACAAGCGCGTGCAGGTCGATGCCGACTACGTGCTGCAGCGCCTCACCGACATTGATCAGATGGACCTGGCCGCGATCCATGGTGATGACGGCAAGCTGTTGCCAATCAGGCAATGGCCGCTGATCTGGCGCCAGATGGTCAAGGAAGTGGACATGAAGTCCGGCAAGGTGAAATTCCACGACAAGCTGCGAGCCCTGGAGCTGATCGGCAAGCACGTCAGTGTGAACGCCTTCCGCGACCAGATCGGAATCGGTGACCCGAGCGGCGGACCGATTCAAACCAACACAACCGTGGACTTGCGGAACCTCTCAGATGACCAACTTGAGCAGCTTGAGCGTATCGCCGCAGCTGCTCGACCTGTCGGCGATCAGAAATGA